In Amblyraja radiata isolate CabotCenter1 chromosome 10, sAmbRad1.1.pri, whole genome shotgun sequence, one DNA window encodes the following:
- the mettl11b gene encoding alpha N-terminal protein methyltransferase 1B, which translates to MGEKMAWIKAHHAFKSRWDRTDNDMCRNSMSFFLHKTIRGDFFSSYLFLLEGLPLVKLFTLTSEIINGEMQFYARAKRFYEDVPATEEGMMGDFLELNSIDVEASCGFLRKFVGGPGKADTEYALDCGCGIGRVTRYVLLPSFSSVDVVDMMDNFLFEALSYIGKDAQKVKDYFCFPLQQFTPPIKKYDVIWIQWVTGHLTDKDLMLFLIRCKSSLKDNGVIIIKDNVGRQGCIMDQNDSSVIREIEILRNIIAKCNLEIICAEKQLDIPEQFVPIWMLALK; encoded by the exons ATGGGAGAAAAGATGGCATGGATAAAAGCCCATCACGCGTTTAAATCGCGATGGGACAGAACGGACAATGACATGTGCCGCAACAGCATGTCGTTCTTCCTCCATAAAACCATCCGGGGTGACTTTTTTTCCAGTTATCTCTTCCTCTTGGAGGGGCTGCCTCTGG TGAAACTGTTCACTTTGACAAGTGAAATCATTAATGGTGAAATGCAGTTCTATGCCAGAGCCAAACGCTTCTATGAAGATGTGCCAGCAACAGAGGAGGGTATGATGGGAGACTTTTTGGAGCTCAACAGCATAGATGTGGAGGCTTCCTGTGGGTTTCTGAGGAAGTTTGTTGGA GGTCCAGGGAAGGCTGACACTGAGTATGCATTGGACTGTGGCTGTGGCATTGGCAGAGTTACCAGATATGTCCTGCTACCTTCTTTCTCCTCTGTTGACGTGGTGGACATGATGGATAACTTTTTATTTGAGGCACTTTCCTACATTGGAAAAGATGCACAAAAAGTCAAGGATTATTTCTGCTTTCCTTTACAGCAGTTCACTCCACCCATTAAAAAGTATGATGTTATCTGGATTCAGTGGGTAACTG GACATTTAACTGATAAGGACCTGATGTTGTTCTTAATAAGATGCaagagcagcctgaaggataatgGAGTTATCATCATTAAAGATAATGTTGGACGACAGGGATGTATCATGGACCAAAATGACAGTAGTGTAATCCGGGAGATTGAGATTTTAAGGAATATCATAGCAAAATGTAATCTGGAGATCATCTGTGCTGAGAAACAGCTGGACATCCCTGAGCAGTTTGTACCTATATGGATGTTGGCCTTGAAATAG